A window from Zingiber officinale cultivar Zhangliang unplaced genomic scaffold, Zo_v1.1 ctg100, whole genome shotgun sequence encodes these proteins:
- the LOC122035735 gene encoding ubiquitin-conjugating enzyme E2 variant 1D-like isoform X1, protein MTLGNGVFDVVVPRNFRLLEELECGEKGVGDGTVSYGMDDGDDIYMRSWTGTIIGPLNSVHEGRIYQLKLFCDKDYPDKPPSVHFHSQINMACVNNETGVVAFQSLLLNFLSPLLSSTVNCLSLLS, encoded by the exons TACCTCGAAACTTTAGATTACTTGAAGAGCTTGAATGTGGAGAGAAAGGTGTTGGAGATGGCACAGTAAGTTATGGGATGGATGATGGAGATGATATTTACATGCGCTCTTGGACTGGGACAATAATTGGTCCCCTTAAT TCTGTTCATGAAGGCAGAATTTATCAGTTGAAGCTCTTCTGTGATAAAGACTATCCAGATAAGCCCCCTAGCGTTCACTTCCATTCTCAGATCAACATGGCTTGTGTTAACAATGAAACCGGAGTTGTAGCCTTCCAATCccttttgctcaacttcttgtcACCATTACTTTCTTCCACGGTTAATTGTCTTTCATTATTATCTTAA
- the LOC122035733 gene encoding transcription repressor OFP8-like has product MSSSNSRRKILLRRHPVVVDVGCNCRGSRLASLFFPSSSSSSASYPSSSKTKLKSTELSSTTTTTTTRSASSWDPSFSSSHEETPSPQLPPAPPQQQPRRNRRRRPKIKQEGRAARESVAVVKETSEPYYEFKESMVQMIVEKEMYGWDDLNDLLHRFLSLNSPRHHHLILRAFADLWRGSVFSPPSPLAASPPPHYHYY; this is encoded by the coding sequence ATGTCTTCCTCCAACAGCCGGAGAAAGATCCTCCTCCGTCGTCACCCTGTCGTGGTGGACGTCGGCTGCAACTGCCGCGGGTCGAGGCTGGCATCTCTCTtctttccttcctcctcctcGTCCTCTGCTTCCTACCCTTCTTCTTCCAAGACCAAGCTGAAGTCAACGGAGCtctcctccaccaccaccaccaccaccactcgCTCCGCCTCCTCGTGGGACCCTTCCTTCTCGTCCTCCCACGAGGAGACCCCCTCGCCGCAGCTCCCGCCGGCGCCGCCGCAGCAGCAGCCGAGGAGGAACCGGAGGAGGCGACCGAAGATCAAGCAGGAGGGCCGGGCGGCGCGGGAGAGCGTGGCGGTGGTGAAGGAGACGTCGGAGCCGTACTACGAGTTCAAGGAGTCGATGGTGCAGATGATCGTGGAGAAGGAGATGTACGGATGGGACGACCTCAACGACCTTCTCCACCGCTTCCTCTCCCTTAACTCCCCCCGCCACCACCACCTCATCCTCCGTGCCTTCGCCGACCTCTGGCGCGGCAGCGTCTTCTCTCCTCCCTCCCCCCTCGCCGCCTCCCCGCCACCCCACTACCACTACTACTAA